A region of Piscinibacter gummiphilus DNA encodes the following proteins:
- a CDS encoding XrtA/PEP-CTERM system exopolysaccharide export protein yields the protein MSAKRVVMLCSVLLSAVFLSACGSMGNYPQAPQATVSAEARYRIGPLDTLNIVVWRNPELSSIVTVRPDGRISTPLVEDLVAAGRSPVDLAREVEGVLGKYVRDPVVTVVVNTFQGIYSEQIRIVGEAARPQSVAYRQNMTVLDVMIQVGGLTDYADGNGAVLVRGSENGKQYSVRLKDLLKRGDISANVPVLPGDIVIVPQSWF from the coding sequence ATGAGTGCCAAGCGTGTCGTGATGCTGTGCAGCGTGCTGCTGTCGGCTGTGTTCCTGTCGGCCTGCGGGTCGATGGGCAACTACCCGCAGGCCCCCCAGGCCACCGTGTCAGCCGAGGCGCGTTACCGCATCGGCCCCCTGGACACCCTCAACATCGTGGTGTGGCGCAACCCCGAGCTGTCCTCCATCGTCACGGTGCGGCCCGACGGCCGCATCTCCACCCCGCTGGTGGAAGACCTGGTGGCCGCGGGCCGCAGCCCGGTCGACCTCGCCCGCGAGGTGGAGGGGGTGCTCGGCAAGTACGTGCGCGACCCGGTCGTGACCGTGGTGGTCAACACCTTCCAGGGCATCTATTCCGAGCAGATCCGCATCGTCGGCGAGGCCGCGCGCCCGCAGTCGGTGGCGTACCGCCAGAACATGACGGTGCTCGACGTGATGATCCAGGTGGGCGGCCTCACCGACTACGCCGACGGCAACGGCGCCGTGCTCGTGCGGGGCTCCGAGAACGGCAAGCAGTACTCCGTCCGCCTGAAAGACCTGCTCAAGCGCGGCGACATCTCCGCCAACGTGCCGGTGCTGCCGGGCGACATCGTGATCGTCCCGCAGAGCTGGTTCTGA
- a CDS encoding TIGR03013 family XrtA/PEP-CTERM system glycosyltransferase has protein sequence MLKVFQLHVSIATFAGMIADGLLCFFAVLMAASSLHLVPGSSAQAALTTPHIFLFASGFAMVMSLLYAFVGLYRPTPIAFGAMLRRTLVALLVGGYLTYLVLNQLAQREYAEQLMLSVVLYLLVGLVVVRGALFAMRRLATTPRVLIVGTGPEAQSVATDLMTLKRVERDVVGFFATDPEAAQSGTMRGHPVFAGDQSIEDIVDANQVDEIIVAVREQRGGGVPMDQLLACRIRGIPVLDLAGFYERAKSEVPIDSLKASWLVYGHGFVQGRARKIAKRTFDIVSSSVLLLIASPIMLFTMLAIKLDSKGPVLYSQERVGLGGKGFMCLKFRSMRTDAEKDGKAVWAQKNDTRVTRVGAFIRKTRIDELPQLISVLKGEMSMVGPRPERPTFVKELKEVIPFYDVRHSIKPGVTGWAQVRYSYGASVDDARKKHQYDLYYVKNNSLLLDILVLIETVSVVLFREGAH, from the coding sequence ATGCTAAAAGTGTTCCAGCTCCACGTTTCCATCGCCACCTTCGCCGGCATGATCGCCGACGGGTTGCTGTGCTTCTTCGCGGTCCTCATGGCCGCCTCGTCCTTGCACCTCGTCCCGGGCTCGTCGGCGCAGGCCGCCCTCACCACGCCGCACATCTTCCTGTTCGCGAGCGGCTTCGCGATGGTGATGTCGCTGCTGTACGCCTTCGTCGGCCTGTACCGCCCCACGCCCATCGCCTTCGGTGCCATGCTCCGTCGCACGCTCGTGGCGCTGCTCGTCGGCGGCTACCTGACCTACCTGGTGCTGAACCAGCTCGCCCAGCGCGAGTACGCCGAGCAACTGATGCTGTCGGTGGTGCTGTACCTGCTCGTCGGCCTGGTCGTCGTGCGCGGCGCGCTGTTCGCCATGCGCCGCCTGGCCACCACCCCGCGCGTGCTGATCGTCGGCACCGGCCCGGAAGCCCAGAGCGTGGCCACCGACCTGATGACCCTCAAGCGCGTCGAGCGCGACGTGGTGGGCTTCTTCGCCACCGACCCGGAAGCGGCCCAGAGCGGCACGATGCGCGGCCACCCGGTGTTCGCCGGCGACCAGTCCATCGAGGACATCGTCGACGCCAACCAGGTCGATGAAATCATCGTCGCGGTGCGCGAGCAGCGCGGCGGCGGCGTCCCGATGGACCAGCTGCTCGCCTGCCGCATCCGCGGCATCCCCGTGCTCGACCTGGCTGGCTTCTACGAGCGCGCCAAGTCGGAAGTGCCCATCGACAGCCTGAAGGCCAGCTGGCTCGTGTACGGCCACGGCTTCGTGCAGGGCCGCGCCCGCAAGATCGCCAAGCGCACGTTCGACATCGTCAGCTCGTCGGTGCTGCTGCTGATCGCCTCGCCGATCATGCTGTTCACGATGCTGGCCATCAAGCTCGACAGCAAGGGCCCGGTGCTCTACAGCCAGGAACGCGTGGGCCTGGGTGGCAAGGGCTTCATGTGCCTGAAGTTCCGCAGCATGCGCACCGACGCCGAGAAGGATGGCAAGGCCGTCTGGGCCCAGAAGAACGACACCCGGGTGACGCGCGTGGGCGCCTTCATCCGAAAGACCCGCATCGATGAACTGCCCCAGCTGATCAGTGTCCTCAAGGGCGAGATGAGCATGGTGGGTCCGCGCCCCGAACGTCCCACGTTCGTGAAGGAACTCAAGGAAGTGATCCCGTTCTATGATGTGCGGCACAGCATCAAGCCGGGTGTCACCGGCTGGGCGCAGGTTCGTTACAGTTACGGCGCATCCGTCGATGACGCACGCAAGAAGCACCAGTACGACCTCTACTACGTCAAGAACAACTCCCTGTTGTTGGACATCCTGGTGTTGATTGAAACGGTGAGCGTGGTGCTCTTCCGCGAAGGTGCTCATTGA